Proteins from one Streptomyces roseifaciens genomic window:
- a CDS encoding chaplin produces the protein MSRIAKAAALTVAAGVAVTGAAGVASAGSGANGAAVGSPGVISGNVIQVPIQIPINLCGNSIDIVGLLNPTFGNTCINAD, from the coding sequence ATGTCGCGTATCGCCAAGGCCGCCGCCCTGACCGTCGCCGCCGGCGTCGCCGTGACGGGCGCTGCCGGAGTCGCCTCCGCAGGTTCCGGAGCGAACGGCGCGGCCGTCGGCTCGCCCGGCGTCATCTCCGGCAACGTCATTCAGGTCCCGATTCAGATCCCGATCAACCTCTGCGGTAACTCGATCGACATCGTCGGTCTCCTGAACCCGACCTTCGGCAACACCTGCATCAACGCCGATTAG